TTCTCTTTTCGTTGCAACACCCCCCCTCTCTCTActcgatctctcctctaccctctcttctcattTCATTTCCCGCTTGGACGTCCATCAAAGTTCAAAGGAGAAATCGTTCcctctcacctcttccaaacCATGTCATCACACCTAGCCCGAAGGGCCGCAAGGCTCGTGATCTCACGACCACCGACCATCGGTGCCCGATCTCTGTCCACCACTATCACAGTCCTGCGACCTAACCCTACTTCACCCAAACTATCATCCACCACAGCTACCCAACCTCATCCGCACGTGCCCAGCGAATCCTTCCACCCTTCACCCACCTCGGTCTTCACACCGCTCGACACCTTCGCTCCTCGGCATATCGGGCCACGATCcagcgatgtcgaagaaATGCTCAAGGTCCTCGGTCATAAGACCCTGGACGAGTTTGTCGATACTACGATTCCTAGAGAAGTGAGGATCGACGAGTTGACGAACAACTCCAACGATGCGAATGGATTGAGACCGTTGAGTGAACTTGAGCTGAGCAGGAGGGCGGAAGAGGTCGCAGGTATGAACAAGGGTATGAAGAGTTATATCGGTATGGGGTTAGTCGAGATCTCTTCATCTACCGCATCATGGCAGCTGACAGATCTGTCAGATACCACAACGCGATCGTTCCTCCTGTCGTCCAGCGAAACGTGCGTCACAGACTTTCGTTCTTGTCGATAGTGGCTCTACCTCCCGTACTAACCTACACGACCTCATCCCGTAGCTGCTCGAGAACCCTGCTTGGTACACTGCCTACACTCCCTATTCCCCCGAGCAATCCCAAGGTCGATTGGAGTCCCTGATCAACTTCCAAaccatcgccatctcccTTACGGGTCTCCCCATCGCCAACGCTTCACTTCTTGACGAAGGCACTGCCGCCGGAGAAGCCATGGCCATGTGTCTCGCTTCAGTTGCCAAGCCCAAGTTCACCAAGGGCAAGAAAGTCTTCCTTGTCTCCCCCTCGGTCGCTCCTCAGACCATCGCCGTCCTCGAGACTCGAGCGAGTGGATTTGGCATCGAGCTGAAGGTCGCGGAGAGCAACGAGAACTTCGTCAAGGAGGTCGAGACTCtaggagaggagaaactGATGGGTGCTTTGGTCCAATATCCCGATGTCAACGGAGAGATCGGGGATTGGGCAGATGTTGCTAGCAATGTGAAGGGCTGTGGTGCGAAGATGGTCGTCGCGAGCGATCTGCTCGCTTTGACCATGCTCAAGCCGCCTGGAGACTGGGGCGCAGACATCGTTTGTGGTAACTCGCAGAGATTCGGTAGGTgtcacatcatcatttcTGCAAATCGGACCGCAGAGCTGATAAATGTTCAGGTGTTCCTCTCGGTTACGGTGGTCCCCACgctgccttcttcgcctgcACCGACGagctgaagaggaagatgccTGGACGATTGGTCGGTCTGAGCAAGGACTCTCGAGGTGGACCTGCGTACCGATTGGCTTTGCAAAGTGAGACCAATCGACCCGTTACGTTTCTCTGGATGAATTCAGCTGACTGCATTCTGTTCAGCTCGGGAACAACACATCCGACGAGAGAAAGCTACTTCGAACGTTTGTACCGCGTGAGTTCACTTCTCTATATCCTCGTGATGCGACTAAGCTAAGTCTTCACGCAGCCAAGCCCTGCTCGCCAACATGGCTGCAATGTACGCCGTCTATCACGGTCCAGAAGGTCTTCGACGCATCGCTGGAAAGGTTCACTCGCTCACACGGATCCTCTCCGAGTCGGTCGCTTCGCTCGGCTTCACCACCCTCAACAAGACCTTTTTCGACACTCTTACCATTGACGTCTCCACTGCCGGTGTCACCGCTGCTCAGGTCCACGAAGCTTCCGTCAAAGCCGGCATCAACTTCCGTCCAATTGACGACAAGACTGTCGGTATCACCCTCGATGAGAGTGTTGGGcctctcgatctcaccGATATCGTCAACGTGTTCTATGCTGTCAAGGGCGAACGCACTATCGAGCCTGACATTTTGGAGTCCCTTGCCAAGAAGATGGAATTGACGTCAGAATCAGTGACTTCTCCGATCGCTCACTTTGCTCGAACTTCCGACTTCCTCACTCAACCAGTGTTCAAGAAGCACCACTCCGAGACCGACATGCTACGATACATGATGCACCTTCAGCAGAAGGACTACTCGCTCGTTCACGGTATGATTCCCCTCGGTTCTTGTACCATGAAGCTCAACTCCACATCATCTATGATGCCTCTCTCATGGAAGGAGTTCGGCGGTATCCATCCGTTCGCGCCGGTCGACCAAGCTAAAGGTTACGAAGTTCTCATCAAGGAGCTCGAGAGCGACTTGTCCCTTGTTACTGGTTACGACGCTACGTCTGTCCAACCCAACTCTGGTGCCTCAGGAGAATATGCCGGTCTTCGAGTGATTCAGGCATACCATGAATCCAGGGGTGAAGGTCACAGAGATGTCTGTCTCATTCCCCTTTCTGCCCACGGAACCAACCCTGCCAGTGCTGCTATGGTCGGCTACAAGGTCGTCCCCATCAAAGCCCTGAACGATGGCTCTCTCGACCTTGCGGATCTGAAGGCGAAGGCCGAAAAGCACAAGGACAATCTTGCTTCATTTATGGTTACCTACCCCTCCACTTTCGGTGTGTTTGAGGAAGGTATCGAAGAGGCCTGTCAAATCGTTCACGATAATGGTGGTCAGGTTTATGTTGACGGTGAGTTGATCATTCGCCTCCAAGTCACTTTCAACACAGCTAGCTGAAAGAATCGCCTAGGTGCCAACTGTAACTCGCTTGTTGGTCTGACCAGTCTTGGCCAAGTCGGTGGCGATGTCAGCCACACTAATTTGCACAAGGTGTGTTCACTCCATCTTGAGCCTCAGTCAGTCTTGCGCTGACGAACCGTCTTAGACCTTCTCCATTCCTCACGGCGGTGGCGGACCCGGTGTTGGACCGATCAGTTGCAaatctcatctcgctccATTCCTCCCGACCCACCCGCTTATCACTACCGGTGGATCTACTCCTATCTCTGCAGTCTCAGCCGCTCCTTGGGGTTCCGCCtccatcaacaccatcTCTTGGGCCTACATCAAGATGCTGGGGGGTCAAGGTTTGACTGAAGTCTCGAAAATTGCGCTCCTCAATGCCAACTACATTGCTGAGCGACTGCGACCTTACTACAACTTGCGATTCACTAACAAGAACGGCCGAGTCGCCCACGAGTGTTTGATCGATTTGGCCGAGTTCGAGAAGAGCGCGGGCTTGAAGGTGGCGGACTTTTCAAAGCGATTGCAGGACTATTCCTTCCACCCTCCTACCGCTCAATGGCCCATCTCGACTTGTTGGTTGATTGAGCCTACCGAATCGGAGCCCAAGCACGAGCTTGACCGGTGAGTTGAGAGTCATGCTGTTGCAACGTGATATGGCTTGTGCTGATATCCACAACTTTGACAGATTCATTGATGcgctcatctccatccgaAAGGAagttgacgagatcatcgaagGCAAACAACCAAAGGATAACAACGTCTTCAAGAAcgctcctcatcctctcggTCTCTTGACCGAAGAGAACTGGGACAAGCCTTACTCCCGAGAGAAGGCTGTCTTCCCTGTTGTCGgattgaagaagagcaagttCTGGCCCACTGTCGGAagggttgatgatggtgagtcgttccCTGATCCTCTGACCAGATCGAAGTATGACTGATGACGGTCGTGTGATTAGCCGCCGGTGATCTCAACCTTGTTTGCGAATGTGGTACTGTTGAAGAGTACGCGTGATAGAGTCCACGACGGACACGTCTGGTTTTCGGTTTCCTTATTCTGGTTTTTAGATTGTACATACCCAATCGTGGTTCAACCTCATacccacctcatcttcgcaTAAGCACAATGCGATACCCATGTTCATCGCGCAATTCAACCTTGCATATATAGTTTTATTCCTGGGCCATACCCGCACTTTGTGTAGATTGCTCATCTTGATTTGGTGATTAGATGAGTGTCCCGTCGACGCTGGCAGAAAAGTAAATGCATTATATGACAGTTCTTGTTTCGCCGTACGGTCTGTGATCTACCAcggctcatcatcgtccataACACCTTCTGTTCTCTTCCAACCTtcactctcactctcccaatcatcgtcgatcccatctccatcacctccaaTCTCCCCTTGATCATCCTTTCCTTGTCCAAGTTGATATTTCTCCAATaaatcctcttcgtctctgcCCTCGTTCTCGCCCCCTTCACCAGAGAACACGACCTCCTGACCTCTTTCGAGCGCTTTGAGCCTCGCCGCGTCAAAGGGATTGAAGATCGCTTTCACTCTCAGTTCATCGAGTTTGGCCTTGGCCATTCGACCGCCcgtcgatctcttcgatATTGCtgatggtggaggagaccGGATCGAAAGTAAGTGTAACAGAGGGATTTGTGATGGTGGGTGAgtcggtgaagaaggaaggatggaagaatgGGTAGTACCTTCTCTTGTAATGGATGGACTACCatcctccccctcctcctcgacctcctcctcttcttcttcgtctaTTTGACTTGACTCGGATCGCGATCCCGAACCAACATCCAAATCATCGCTATCCCTTCGCCATCTCACCACTCTCCTAGTCGGCACAATAACCACTTTCCTTAcgatccttcctccctccgGATCCcactcatcttcctcatcatcgcttaTCGACAGGACCTTGTCCCTTCGCCGTGTCCTTGACGACGGGGTGAGATTGAACGAAGCGGCTTCTTCGAGGAGTGGATCGGGGGGAGGAGTGGGCAGAGGAGAATCTGATCGACGGCGTGATTGAGGTGGGGTCGACGGGCCAGCTTGGGCCGTGTTCTCGTCAGACATGATACGAGTTGGTAATGGCGGAGAGGGTACAATCGGTAAGATGTCGACACCGACAACGGTGTGTACAGGACCGTCTTCGGGTGATCCACCCGACTCTCTTATTCTTTCCTTTTGACGACCTACACGCCCGAACAGACCCATCATCTCGCTCGGTcgtcctctcttcgactcTTTGCCTTTGTTCCgccctttccccttctccacgCCTTTCGACCTGACAGTATCTGCTTCTCGCTTCACATCGTCCTCTAGaatctccatcatcagctttgtcTGCACCGATGTGGACTTTTTTGTCGCGAAGCTTGTCGAGGTCTTTGTGGTGACTTTCGATTCCGTTTCCACTTCTCCAAAGAGACTCGTGAAccttttcccttctccacgaACACCTTTCATAGGCGAAGGACCCAGctcatccccttcctccttctcctcctcctcctcctcctcttccttctcctcctccccatcctcatcatccgaaGCAAACGGGAAACCTGAACCTTTCCCAACTAGTCCACCTATCTCATCTGATCCTCCAAATTCTAGCTCATCCGGCGTTTCCTCGCTACTTCTTCCACCCACACTTCGCCTTCGACGCCATCcgttcctctccttgtctttctctttgAGAGGAGTATCGGCCACCTGTTCAcccctcaacctcttcctcgctctcgttcGTGGTGTGATCTCGGACCCACTGTCCCTCTCTCGAACTTTCCGAAGAGAATTAGCTTCTAAGACAGCTTTCAGCTTCCTCGGTGAGCTAGCATGGATGAATGGCGATTTCACATTGTTGCCAGCACCGGATCGGAACGCTCCCAATGGACCTGTGGATATTTGATCGGCTTCATCTTTCGGTGTAGCGGTGGTCGAGGGACGTTTGAAAGGTGATAATGGGGCCGGTTTCATCGGAGTGATAGTAGTCGTGGTTGTGAATGGATTGGGATCGTGGACGGGACCGGAATACgcccttttcttcttcgggGTCGTGAACAGTGTCCGAGCGGTAGGAACCGGCAGTGAGGGTGGTGGTCGCGGGGGAGACGAATCATGATTGAGTCCTGCCCGTGACGCTTTCCGCTTGAGAGCTATTGCACCTCCGCCAATTTGAGAGTTGGCAGGAAGTTGCAATCCGTCTG
This genomic interval from Kwoniella newhampshirensis strain CBS 13917 chromosome 4, whole genome shotgun sequence contains the following:
- a CDS encoding glycine dehydrogenase codes for the protein MSSHLARRAARLVISRPPTIGARSLSTTITVLRPNPTSPKLSSTTATQPHPHVPSESFHPSPTSVFTPLDTFAPRHIGPRSSDVEEMLKVLGHKTLDEFVDTTIPREVRIDELTNNSNDANGLRPLSELELSRRAEEVAGMNKGMKSYIGMGYHNAIVPPVVQRNLLENPAWYTAYTPYSPEQSQGRLESLINFQTIAISLTGLPIANASLLDEGTAAGEAMAMCLASVAKPKFTKGKKVFLVSPSVAPQTIAVLETRASGFGIELKVAESNENFVKEVETLGEEKLMGALVQYPDVNGEIGDWADVASNVKGCGAKMVVASDLLALTMLKPPGDWGADIVCGNSQRFGVPLGYGGPHAAFFACTDELKRKMPGRLVGLSKDSRGGPAYRLALQTREQHIRREKATSNVCTAQALLANMAAMYAVYHGPEGLRRIAGKVHSLTRILSESVASLGFTTLNKTFFDTLTIDVSTAGVTAAQVHEASVKAGINFRPIDDKTVGITLDESVGPLDLTDIVNVFYAVKGERTIEPDILESLAKKMELTSESVTSPIAHFARTSDFLTQPVFKKHHSETDMLRYMMHLQQKDYSLVHGMIPLGSCTMKLNSTSSMMPLSWKEFGGIHPFAPVDQAKGYEVLIKELESDLSLVTGYDATSVQPNSGASGEYAGLRVIQAYHESRGEGHRDVCLIPLSAHGTNPASAAMVGYKVVPIKALNDGSLDLADLKAKAEKHKDNLASFMVTYPSTFGVFEEGIEEACQIVHDNGGQVYVDGANCNSLVGLTSLGQVGGDVSHTNLHKTFSIPHGGGGPGVGPISCKSHLAPFLPTHPLITTGGSTPISAVSAAPWGSASINTISWAYIKMLGGQGLTEVSKIALLNANYIAERLRPYYNLRFTNKNGRVAHECLIDLAEFEKSAGLKVADFSKRLQDYSFHPPTAQWPISTCWLIEPTESEPKHELDRFIDALISIRKEVDEIIEGKQPKDNNVFKNAPHPLGLLTEENWDKPYSREKAVFPVVGLKKSKFWPTVGRVDDAAGDLNLVCECGTVEEYA